The Parambassis ranga chromosome 4, fParRan2.1, whole genome shotgun sequence genome includes the window TGAGTCCTCCGTCCCTGCCTCCTGAACTCACAGCTGCAGTCTGCAGGACAGACTTCATCCTTCTATCGGCGAATAATAAGCAATGGCCTCTATTCAGTCTAAAAATCATTTCACACTCTTTAAGAAGTTATCGGACGAAATCAAGCAGCTAAGAGAGAGTCCGTGCACACACGTCTGACTGCAGTGCTCTGCTGTGTTGTCCTTCAGTTGCTGTTCAGTGTTTGGAGACAGCGTTTGAGGTGTCCACCGACGATCAGAGTCTTTCCGTCCCCATGACATTACCAGAGATTTTTGACTCTGCCACAGCCAAGGTATCTCAGAGAGccatcaggctgtgtgtgtgtctgtgtgtgtctcatgtgttgttctgactctgtgtgtgtgtgtgtctctgtgtgtctgtctcatgtgttgttctgactgtgtgtgtgtgtgtctgtgtgtgtctcatgtgttgttctgactctgtgtgtgtatgtgtctcttgtgttgttctgactctgtgtgtgtgtctgtgtgtgtgtctgtgtgtgtgtgtgtctcatgtgttgttctgactctgtgtgtgtgtctgtgtgtgtgtgtgtgtctcatgtgttgttctgactctgtgtgtgtgtctgtgtgtctcatgtgttgttctgactctctgtgtgtgtctgtgtgtgtctgtgtctcatgtgttgttctgactctgtgtgtgtgtctgtgtgtgtctgtgtgttgttctgactctgtgtctgtgtgtgtctgtgtgttgttctgactgtgtgtttctgtgccacAGTTTCCAGCTCCGTCACAGGTCAGTGCTGACTCCACCCCGAGCTCTCCGACTGAGGAGCAGCGAGCCGAGGCTGAGAGACTGAAGAACGATGGTGAGTATGAAGGTGTTGAAGACGTCCgcccagcagctctgcagccttcAGTGACAGAACGTCCGAGGCTCAGGCAGAGTGCAGAGAGAGCCTCGGCTCCTAACAGAATGAAACCAGGAGCTGAAGgtcctcagacctgcagcagctcgtCGTCACACtgatcacagaaacacactgacacacagaaacacactgacacacagaaacacactgacacacagaaacacactgatcacagaaacacactgacacacagaaacacactgacacacagaaacacactgacacacagaaacacactgacacacagaaacacagaaacacactgacacacagaaacacactgacacacagaaacacactgatacacagaaacacactgacacacagaaacacacagaaacacactgatcacacagaaacacactgatcacacagaaacacactgacacacagaaacacactgacacacagaaacacactgatcacacagaaacacactgacacacagaaacacactgacacacagaaacacactgacacacagaaacacactgacacacagaaacacacagaaacacactgacacacagaaacacactgacacacagaaacacacagaaacacactgacacacagaaacacactgacacacagaaacacactgctcacacagaaacacactgacacacagaaacacactgacacacagaaacacactgacacacagaaacacactgacacacagaaacacactgacacacagaaacacactgatcacagaaacacactgacacacagaaacacactgacacacagaaacacactgacacacagaaacacactgacacacagaaacacactgacacacagaaacacactgacacacagaaacacactgacacacagaaacacactgacacacagaaacacactgatcacacagaaacacactgatcacacagaaacacactgacacacagaaacacacagaaacacactgatcacacagaaacacactgacacacagaaacacactgacacacagaaacacactgacacacagaaacacactgacacacagaaacacactgacacacagaaacacactgacacacagaaacacactgacacacagaaacacacagaaacacactgaccatgacacacagaaacacacagaaacacactgacacacagaaacacactgacacacagaaacacacagaaacacactgacacacagaaacacactgacacacagaaacacactgacacacagaaacacacagaaacacactgacacacagaaacacactgacacacagaaacacactgacacacagaaacacactgacacacagaaacacactgacacacagaaacacactgacacacagaaacacactgacacagacatgcAGGAAGTGAGGAGCTCACGTCAGCTGTTGTCTTCCTGCAGGAAACGACCAGATGAAAGTGGAAAACTTTGCAGCTGCTGTGGAGTTTTACTCGAAGGCCATCGCCATCAACCCTCACAACGCCGTCTACTACTGCAACAGGTCGGTGCTGTCAGGAGTCAGGGAGCTCCTCCCCTCCGTCTCCTTGGTTCTGCAGCAGCCCTCTGTCAGCCCTCTGTCAGCCCCTCTGTCAGCCCTCTGTCAGCCCTCTGTCAGCCCCTCTGTCAGCCCTCTGTCAGCCCCTCTGTCAGCCCTCTGTCAGCCCCTCTGTCAGCCCCTCTGTCAGCCCCTCTGTCAGCCCCTCTGTCAGCCCCTCTGTCAGCCCCTCTGTCAGCCCCTCTGTCAGCCCCTCTGTCagccctctgctgctccagtgttTGAAGCTTCAGTATTTTTCAGGGTGCAGTGTGTACAGGTcccaacagagctgctgtgtgtgtgtccagggcTGCAGCCTACAGTAAACTGGGGAACTACGCTGGAGCCGTGCAGGACTGTGAACAGGCCATCAGCATCGACCCGAACTACAGCAAAGCCTACGGACGGATGGGGTGAGGCCCGAGTTTGGATCAGATCATTATGTGTGCATGAAAACATGGAGGACACCTTCCTGCTGCTAATGAACACGGTGTGGCTGAATACATCAgctgtttaacacacacacacagacagacagacagacacacacacacacacacacacgctgctgaCGCCGTGCTGCTCTGTGGCTCCTGTGGTCCTGTCAGATGTGACCTGTTAGAAGTAACGTCCGCCACACTCAAAAATTCTTCACTATAATCTGACTTCAGCAGCTAATAGAAGCTTTGCCCTAGAGCACCTTcatacagcagcagctctgcagagagcaggagcagctcaTTGATCAGGGCATCACAGAGGCGTCGGGTTCAGAGGATCGGAGTTAAAGGTCGGGGaggaggttttaaaactcagtgagagtcagccaggtttaaagtaaacacacgctcacgttctctcggagctcaccctgaagccacgcctccaaccaggctgtgacttcggccatcatgcacgtccctctctgtgcacagagcaggaagagagagacaaccagccaatactcctacagggtccacccggaggactgatgatgtttttatgttttatagcttcagatgattcatattcttcgttttaaagagaaactgccgaactaatcggttgctatcggattgtaaagagaagttacactaatttaacacaaagtgcatcagaatgaaacctcctCCCTGACCTTtaaggtgtgtctgtgtgtgtgtgtgtctgtgtctgtgtgtgtctctgtgtgtgtgactgtgtgtgtgtgtgtctgtctgtgtgtctgtgtctgtgtgtgtgtgtgtgtgtgtgtgactgtgtgtgtgtgtgactgtgtgtgtgtgtgtctgtgtgtgtgtgtgtgtctgtgtgtgtgtgtctgtgtgtgtgtctgtgtgtgtgtgtgtctgtgtgtgtgtgtgtgtctgtgtgtgtgtgtgtctgtgtgtgtgtgtgtctgtgtgtgtgtctgtgtgtgtgtgtgtgtgtctgtgtgtgtctgtgtgtgtgtgtgtctgtgtgtgtctgtgtgtgtctgtgtctgtgtgtgttccagttTGGCTCTGGCCAGcctcaacaaacacacagaagcagccaGTTACTACAAGAAAGCTCTAGAACTGGACCCTGACAACGACACCTACAAAACAAACCTGAAGATCGCAGAAGAGAAGATGGAGACGTCCAGCCCGGTGAGGACggacaccactgtgtgtgtgtgtgtccagtgagtgtgtgtttacatgaatGTGCTCTCTCAGACTGCAGGGATGGGTGGAGTCGACCTGGCTGGCCTGCTCAGTAACCCTGGCTTCATGAACATGGTAAGATCACGTGCACCGACTCGacatcagagacagagactgTTGGTGTTTGTACAGTGAGGGACGGATACACGTCCTCCTCTTTGACTCCTCCGTCTCTCTGCAGGCGTCCAGTCTGATGAACAACCCTCAGGTCCAGCAGCTGTAAGTCCGTCTCTCAGCtgttcctccttcttctccactTCCTCAGAGTTAATGTCCCGTGTTCTCCTCCCTGTCTCCCAGGATGTCCGGCATGATGTCCGGAGCGTACGGcgggatgggaggaggaggagtaggaggaggagcaggagtagGTGTAGGAGCAACTGCAGGTTCAGGTGccggaggaggagcaggaggaggcggcGCTGCCCCCGCCCCCGCCCCCGCAGCTGGGGATCTATCAGGACTGATCCAGGCGTGCGTACCTGTGCAGAGAGATCTGGGCTGCAGCACGGTGTTAAtactaacctgtgtgtgtgtgtgtgtctgtgtgtgtgtgtgtgttgcagagggCAGCAGTTCGCCcagcagatgcagcagcagaacccCGAACTCATTGAACAACTGAGGAGTCAGATCCGCAACCGAACACCCAGCGCTGGGAACGAGGAGCAGCCGTGACactaatgtaaacacacacacacacacacagacagacacacacagacacacacagacagacagacagacacacacagacacacacacacacacacagacagacagacacacacacacacacacacacacacagacagacagacagacacacacacacacagacagacacacacagacacagacagacagacagacagacagacagacacacacacacacacacacagacagacacacacagacacacacagatagacagacagacagacagacacacacagacagacagacacacacacacacagacagacagacacacacacacacacacacagacagacacacacacacacacacacacagacagacacacacacacagacagacacacacacacacacagacagacagacacacacacacacacacacacacacagacagacagacacacacacacacacacacacacacacagacagacagacacacacacacacacacacagacagacacacacacacagacagacacacacacacacacacacacagacagacagacacacacagacacacactctccaacAGGAAGTCCTGTGGACAGcatgacagcagctgctgaccTTGTCCCTGTTTTCCAGATGGGCTGTGGTGTGAGGAGACACTGAATGCACCGTCtgaccttttttctttctgcgGATTGGAACGAAGGACTAACAGgaacttttgtttttcaatctGAATAATTCCTGCTTGAAAAGAGACGCCCGACTTCAGGAGCCACGTCACCAAAAACTCCACCCCTTCCTGTGTGGTTTTTAGGATTCAAACACATTCATGTTAATAAACACGTCTAATAGGAAGATGGATCCAGatgtcaaacagctgcagaagcctgaatgttttttccctctaaaAACTACACAGTACATTAATGTTGGTCCAGTGCCGTGTTcagggtgtgtgagtgtgtgtgtgtgtctgggttaAATCAGTGTGCATGAGCTGACTCCTcagtcagtgcagctgtgagcagcaggGAGGCTGTTGGACCGCGCTTGAATTAAAAGCAGCATCTCagcgttttacttcctgtctgatCAATGATGTGTTCACTGACTCCAGCACAGTCGTAATTTACAGAGAGATGAGCTGTGGAGTGAATCCACCTGTGAGAGCTGT containing:
- the sgta gene encoding small glutamine-rich tetratricopeptide repeat-containing protein alpha produces the protein MTDNKRLAFSIIQFLHDQLQSGSLSSGAQESLEVAVQCLETAFEVSTDDQSLSVPMTLPEIFDSATAKFPAPSQVSADSTPSSPTEEQRAEAERLKNDGNDQMKVENFAAAVEFYSKAIAINPHNAVYYCNRAAAYSKLGNYAGAVQDCEQAISIDPNYSKAYGRMGLALASLNKHTEAASYYKKALELDPDNDTYKTNLKIAEEKMETSSPTAGMGGVDLAGLLSNPGFMNMASSLMNNPQVQQLMSGMMSGAYGGMGGGGVGGGAGVGVGATAGSGAGGGAGGGGAAPAPAPAAGDLSGLIQAGQQFAQQMQQQNPELIEQLRSQIRNRTPSAGNEEQP